Proteins encoded in a region of the Vicia villosa cultivar HV-30 ecotype Madison, WI linkage group LG5, Vvil1.0, whole genome shotgun sequence genome:
- the LOC131605691 gene encoding uncharacterized mitochondrial protein AtMg00810-like: protein MDYEETFAPVAKMTTIHTLIAVASVRQWHISQIDVKNAFLNGDLQEEVYMVPPQGVSHNQGEVCKLKKALYGLKQAPRAWFEKFTTVIKSIGFRSSDYDSALFVKTTYHGRILLSLYVDDMIITGDDMDGINDLKLQLAKQFEMKDLGTLRYFLGIEVAYSPRGYLLSQSKYISNILEQARLSDTRVVDSPLELNVKYAPSDGVPLPDPTLYRTLVGSLVYLTITRPDIAHAVHVVSQFVVSPTTVHWAAVLRICRYLRGTQFQSLLFPSSSSLELRAYSDADWAGDPTDRKSTTGFCVFLGDSLISWKSKKQDIVSRSSTEAEYRAMASTTTEIVWLRWLLSDMGVILSEPTPMYCDNKSATQIAHNSVFHERTKHIEIDCHFTRHHL from the coding sequence ATGGATTATGAAGAAACTTTTGCTCCTGTTGCTAAAATGACTACTATTCATACTCTTATTGCAGTTGCATCTGTTCGTCAATGGCATATTTCTCAAATCGATGTTAaaaatgcatttctaaatggtgacCTTCAAGAGGAAGTTTATATGGTACCCCCGCAAGGTGTTTCTCATAATCAAGGGGAAGTGTGCAAGTTGAAGAAAGCattatatggtttgaaacaagctccacgaGCTTGGTTTGAGAAGTTTACCACAGTGATTAAATCTATTGGCTTTCGCTCAAGTGATTATGATTCTGCTTTGTTTGTCAAGACGACTTATCATGGTCGTATTTTACTCtcattatatgttgatgatatgattatcaCAGGTGATGATATGGATGGAATCAATGATTTGAAGCTACAATTAGCCAAACAGTTTGAGATGAAAGATTTGGGAACTCTTCGCTACTTCTTGGGCATTGAAGTTGCCTACTCTCCTAGAGGTTATCTTCTCTCTCAATCTAAGTATATTTCCAACATTCTTGAACAGGCTCGCCTTTCTGATACTAGAGTAGTagatagtcctcttgagttgaaTGTGAAATATGCTCCATCTGATGGTGTTCCTCTACCAGATCCCACATTATATCGTACTTTAGTTGGCAGTTTGGTGTACCTTACGATTACTAGACCAGATATTGCTCATGCTGTTCATGTTGTCAGTCAATTTGTTGTCTCTCCTACTACAGTGCATTGGGCAGCTGTTCTTCGCATATGCCGATATCTTCGGGGAACCCAATTTCAGAGCCTTCTTTTTCCCTCGTCGTCCTCATTGGAATTACGTGCTTATTCTGATGCTGATTGGGCTGGCGACCCCACAGATCGTAAGTCAACCACAGGGTTTTGTGTCTTTCTTGGAGACTCTCTTATTTCTTGGAAGAGTAAGAAACAAGATATTGTCTCTCGTTCTTCTACAGAAGCTGAGTATCGTGCTATGGCATCCACCACTACTGAAATAGTTTGGTTGCGTTGGTTACTTTCTGATATGGGTGTCATTCTTTCTGAGCCAACTCCTATGTATTGTGATAACAAAAGTGCCACTCAAATTGCCCACAACTCGGTATTTCATgaacgtaccaaacatattgagattgatTGCCACTTCACCCGGCATCACCTTTAA